One Tunturibacter gelidoferens genomic region harbors:
- a CDS encoding TonB-dependent receptor domain-containing protein, whose protein sequence is MRFVTRVTVGLLFAVCALASSPIAYGQAVYGSIFGSTLDTTGAAVPGATITVIDDAKGTSVNVQSNASGEFTVEHLIPDLYDVKVSAPGFKGFEQKGIRVTADTSIKVEAALTVGGSDQTIEVDADAIPQLKTDRADVSTTFGAKEITDLPIPDRNFTNLQLLLPGAQLLGWSHAASENPQGSKQIEVDGQAFAGVAFQLDGTDNQDPILGIIVVNPNSDSLSETKITTQNFDAEFGKAVSSVVTAQTKSGSNSWHGSAFDYRESNANLAREPFSQGPSQLSATNPFPQGLKNQFGGSIGGKIIKDKLFFFGDYQGVRQKVGIANVQTVPTAHLVSTCIGAATTVTGQPGCDFSEYTPAVGQLYHQVNGQSVAFANNVIPASDLSVPAVNFFKLLAPYAPNTAGSPVGGITGIKNNYAGSGTGGFNSDQWDVRGDWTANDRIHVFGRFSRFTDTLTGKTIFGAAGGSGFGLGGYGGTSQGANDSAAAGVDIAVNSKLVTDVRLGYFRYNIGTSKYDAGTNLATNIGAPGLNLGDPITSGSPSFQLTEVGSFGPPNNSQTQGPQYGAGLNVDRCNCPLIEREDQFQLANNWTKTIGNHSVKFGMDLRYARNLRVPSDNDRTGLLFFGTGPSSNGGNGSTGLGFASFALGSPTEFERYVSTTTNAKEFQKRDFFYAQDTWRVTSKLTVNLGLRYELYFPESVNAKGNGALLNPTTGYLQVAGYGNIGSNMNYNRPGNAYNPRIGVAYQATPLTVIRAGYGRSFDIGVFGSIFGHAATQNLPVLQNQAITASGTASTFDLAVGPPLATPVAVPASGLLPNPGYQVTSRARPTTLRLPTLDAWNLSVQQSFSPTLSMTVAYVGNKGTHTFGDISGNTTNPNEAAIALPSNQSFNGEALHWDPTLPNLPGGVSQYVNGVGPGGAVNNQNLLRRYYGGKLAACADPNYSQPTGQGLAPGACGWSNDVTDFSDNLDTHYNALQVTVAKTYAHGISLNANYAWQQALSDSVNYSSWDKHIVAGRDGALRQQQIIVYGLFELPFGRNKLLLSNANRVVNQIVSGIQISPVINYSSGLPFTLTYSTCSQQVPSDAPCRVNGDTRRFHSQETGIPGNNLLFYQTYNIDSGNGPFSRPGLDQIGNVGRNTVFGPHFFNADLSIQKNFLIREKLTFQLRADGFNAFNHINWGTPGGNVDQGGSITNGPFPNNSANPRQLQFSGRFQF, encoded by the coding sequence GACCCTCGACACCACGGGTGCGGCCGTTCCAGGCGCGACGATAACCGTGATCGACGATGCGAAAGGAACGTCGGTCAACGTGCAGTCGAACGCGAGCGGCGAATTTACTGTTGAACATCTCATCCCAGACCTTTACGACGTGAAGGTGAGCGCGCCGGGTTTCAAGGGGTTTGAGCAGAAGGGCATTCGGGTCACTGCAGACACCTCTATCAAGGTTGAGGCGGCTCTGACGGTCGGAGGATCCGATCAAACCATTGAAGTGGACGCAGACGCGATTCCCCAGTTAAAGACGGACCGCGCGGACGTATCCACGACATTCGGGGCGAAGGAGATCACAGACCTTCCTATTCCGGACAGGAACTTTACGAATTTGCAACTGCTGTTGCCAGGGGCACAACTGCTTGGGTGGAGCCATGCGGCGAGTGAAAATCCGCAGGGTTCGAAGCAGATCGAAGTGGACGGCCAGGCGTTTGCCGGAGTCGCTTTCCAGCTGGATGGAACCGACAACCAGGATCCGATCCTTGGAATTATTGTGGTCAATCCAAATTCCGACTCGCTGTCCGAGACGAAGATTACGACACAGAACTTCGACGCTGAGTTTGGCAAGGCAGTGTCTTCGGTAGTGACGGCGCAGACGAAGTCGGGGTCTAACAGCTGGCATGGATCGGCATTCGACTACCGCGAGAGTAACGCGAACCTTGCCCGCGAGCCGTTCTCACAAGGTCCATCCCAGCTTTCGGCGACGAACCCGTTCCCGCAGGGATTGAAGAATCAGTTTGGCGGATCGATTGGTGGAAAGATCATCAAGGATAAGTTGTTCTTCTTTGGAGACTACCAAGGAGTTAGGCAGAAGGTTGGTATAGCGAACGTGCAGACTGTTCCGACGGCGCACCTCGTCTCGACCTGCATTGGCGCGGCCACAACCGTAACTGGACAGCCCGGATGCGATTTCAGTGAATATACTCCGGCAGTCGGACAGCTCTACCACCAGGTAAACGGCCAGTCCGTTGCGTTCGCGAACAACGTTATCCCGGCATCGGACCTGTCGGTGCCGGCAGTGAACTTCTTCAAGCTTCTAGCGCCTTACGCTCCGAATACGGCCGGCTCTCCGGTAGGTGGAATCACTGGTATCAAGAACAACTATGCGGGTAGCGGGACCGGCGGCTTCAACAGCGATCAGTGGGATGTTCGAGGTGATTGGACGGCCAACGATCGGATACATGTCTTCGGACGCTTCAGCCGCTTCACGGATACACTTACCGGTAAGACGATCTTTGGCGCTGCTGGAGGATCGGGGTTTGGCCTGGGTGGTTATGGTGGCACCTCGCAGGGAGCAAACGACAGCGCAGCGGCGGGCGTAGATATTGCCGTCAATTCGAAGTTGGTTACCGACGTTCGCCTTGGCTACTTCCGGTACAACATTGGGACATCGAAGTATGACGCGGGTACAAATCTGGCTACGAACATTGGAGCGCCGGGTTTGAATCTGGGAGATCCCATCACGAGTGGTTCACCGTCGTTTCAGCTAACGGAAGTCGGCAGCTTTGGACCACCGAACAACAGCCAAACTCAGGGACCGCAATACGGTGCCGGGTTGAACGTGGACCGTTGCAACTGCCCGCTGATCGAGCGCGAGGACCAGTTCCAGCTTGCGAACAACTGGACCAAGACGATAGGCAACCACAGCGTGAAGTTCGGCATGGACCTGCGTTATGCACGCAACCTGAGAGTGCCAAGCGACAACGACCGCACGGGTCTTCTTTTCTTCGGTACTGGTCCATCGTCGAACGGGGGTAACGGATCGACCGGACTGGGGTTTGCATCGTTCGCACTCGGCAGCCCAACTGAGTTTGAGCGATATGTGAGTACAACGACAAATGCCAAGGAGTTTCAGAAGCGGGACTTCTTCTACGCCCAGGATACGTGGCGAGTTACTTCGAAGCTCACGGTCAACCTGGGCTTACGCTATGAGCTGTACTTCCCAGAGAGTGTGAACGCCAAGGGAAATGGAGCGCTTCTGAACCCCACCACCGGTTACCTCCAGGTGGCAGGTTATGGCAACATTGGCAGCAACATGAACTACAACCGCCCGGGTAACGCCTATAACCCACGCATCGGCGTTGCGTATCAGGCGACTCCTTTGACTGTAATCCGGGCAGGATACGGACGCAGCTTCGACATCGGTGTATTCGGTTCGATCTTCGGTCACGCGGCAACGCAGAACCTTCCAGTGCTGCAGAACCAGGCCATCACGGCCAGCGGTACGGCTTCTACGTTCGACCTAGCAGTGGGACCACCTTTGGCGACGCCGGTCGCAGTACCAGCGAGCGGTCTGCTGCCGAACCCGGGTTATCAGGTGACTTCGCGCGCGCGGCCAACGACCCTTCGCCTGCCAACTCTCGATGCCTGGAATTTGAGTGTGCAACAGTCGTTCTCACCCACATTGTCGATGACGGTCGCCTATGTCGGCAATAAAGGAACTCATACCTTCGGCGACATTTCGGGTAATACGACCAACCCGAACGAGGCCGCAATCGCTTTACCCTCAAATCAGAGCTTCAACGGTGAGGCACTGCACTGGGATCCGACGCTGCCCAATCTTCCGGGTGGTGTGAGTCAGTATGTCAATGGTGTTGGCCCGGGTGGCGCTGTCAACAACCAGAACCTGCTGCGGCGGTACTACGGCGGTAAGCTGGCGGCCTGCGCCGATCCGAACTATTCGCAACCGACTGGGCAAGGCCTCGCTCCGGGCGCTTGCGGATGGAGTAACGATGTAACGGATTTCTCGGACAATCTCGATACGCACTACAACGCGCTGCAGGTAACGGTGGCAAAGACTTATGCCCACGGTATTTCGCTCAATGCAAACTATGCCTGGCAGCAGGCACTTAGCGACTCGGTAAACTACTCGTCCTGGGACAAGCATATCGTTGCGGGCCGCGACGGCGCGCTGCGTCAGCAGCAGATTATCGTCTACGGACTGTTCGAGTTACCGTTTGGCAGGAACAAGCTGTTGCTCTCGAACGCGAACCGAGTGGTCAATCAGATCGTGAGCGGGATCCAGATCAGTCCGGTGATCAACTACTCCAGCGGCTTGCCGTTTACCTTGACCTATTCGACCTGCAGCCAGCAGGTTCCGTCAGATGCGCCCTGTCGAGTGAACGGCGATACTCGCCGTTTCCACTCCCAAGAGACAGGAATCCCGGGTAACAACCTGTTGTTTTACCAGACTTATAATATCGATAGTGGCAACGGGCCTTTCTCGCGACCGGGTCTCGACCAGATCGGCAATGTGGGACGGAACACGGTCTTCGGGCCGCATTTCTTCAACGCTGATCTGTCGATTCAGAAGAACTTCCTTATTCGTGAGAAGCTAACCTTCCAGCTGCGAGCGGATGGCTTCAACGCCTTCAACCATATCAACTGGGGCACACCTGGCGGCAATGTGGACCAGGGAGGCTCGATTACGAACGGACCCTTCCCGAACAACTCGGCCAATCCGAGGCAGTTGCAGTTCTCTGGGCGTTTCCAGTTCTAG
- a CDS encoding tetratricopeptide repeat protein: MSSPGAAAVEATPSLTQLRAMIDRGLAVDALKQLDVLAAQQPVPTGVNRLRGLALYSTNDFTDADVAFASALKQDPHDEESAQLRGLTLFRMGRPAAAIPFLESASNWTSQTRVDPNYVLALCYIDTNQYDNARRAFATQYGFAADSAPAYLLTARMLLRRDYLIVAQQFATKALELEPQLPLAHSLLGEVALAGEHLDTAIAEFEKERLRNPLDGSIYDRLGDAYSRAGDYTKAQQSLQRALLLEPTTTGPYILLGKVLLKRQDPASAVMYLERAEKMDSSNYITHSLLGQAYRSLGRAEDASRETEVSHKIQAANEPKLETLH; the protein is encoded by the coding sequence GTGTCCTCACCGGGCGCTGCCGCTGTTGAGGCTACACCAAGTCTGACGCAGCTGCGCGCGATGATCGATCGTGGGCTGGCAGTAGATGCTCTGAAGCAACTGGATGTGCTGGCTGCGCAACAGCCGGTGCCGACGGGCGTCAATCGGTTGCGCGGTCTTGCTCTGTACTCGACCAATGACTTTACGGATGCGGACGTTGCGTTCGCGAGTGCCTTGAAGCAGGATCCTCATGATGAAGAGTCGGCGCAGTTGCGAGGGCTGACGTTGTTTCGGATGGGGAGACCAGCGGCTGCGATCCCCTTTCTTGAATCTGCTTCTAACTGGACGTCGCAGACCAGAGTGGACCCCAACTATGTGCTCGCTCTTTGTTACATCGATACCAACCAGTACGACAATGCACGCCGGGCGTTTGCGACGCAGTATGGTTTCGCAGCTGATTCGGCTCCGGCCTATCTTCTGACTGCGCGAATGCTGCTGCGTCGGGACTATCTGATCGTGGCGCAGCAGTTCGCTACAAAGGCGCTGGAACTGGAGCCGCAGTTACCGCTTGCGCATTCCCTGCTTGGCGAAGTTGCGCTGGCTGGGGAGCACCTGGATACGGCGATTGCGGAGTTTGAGAAGGAACGGCTTCGTAATCCGCTCGATGGGAGCATCTATGACAGGCTGGGTGACGCTTATAGCCGAGCCGGGGACTATACGAAGGCGCAGCAATCGCTCCAGCGTGCGTTGCTGCTCGAACCGACCACGACGGGACCGTATATTTTGCTGGGGAAGGTTTTGCTGAAGCGGCAAGATCCGGCAAGCGCGGTGATGTACCTGGAACGGGCCGAAAAGATGGACTCTAGTAACTACATCACACACAGTCTGCTGGGACAGGCGTACCGGTCGCTAGGAAGGGCAGAGGACGCGAGTCGAGAGACCGAGGTCTCGCACAAGATACAGGCTGCGAACGAACCTAAGCTCGAGACACTTCATTGA
- a CDS encoding tetratricopeptide repeat protein: MDKLPQDGLFVAKAMLIGWMALSKVAFSQEPSAALKKADAAYRAGQAALAQKDLSAAQADFEQVVQLAPQAEQGHSALGAVLVSRGQVKEGIHELERALAIKSSDSTAQMNLAMAYEQIGSPEKAIPLFSRWEVEARLEKRPLPSYVLAGYARSLAANHQIGLAVTKMKAALTTDSQNAGLHDELGSLHAQQKDWAHARGEFAKAIQLNPNLAVAHLHLGLVMQAQGDKDGMSELMQAAQLAPQDAMIALEFGKALVAEWKDEQAIPVFQQALELEPNSIAASYQLALALQRSNRAPEAIVLLRKVVAAEPNNAEAMTNLGMALCQAQEAKDALPVLERSVALAPESVTAHQNLAAAYVQLSQFGDAVVELRRALKLEPDAPQLHYNLGLAFKLQDDAVGAIPELETAQRLDPSAPEAPYLLGVLYMQTGRYEDAAREMNVSLKLRPENGDGWATLGSVYDKLNKLPEATSALREAIRQLPGQPDPHLTLAAVLVKQNQPGEASAERRKAAELMRSNMNRQRAEVATNAGNSALRNNDVASSITQFQDALSYDANYAEAHLGLAAALDRQGKTAEAAAERQKAEAVKTLGNP, translated from the coding sequence ATGGATAAGCTTCCACAAGACGGGCTCTTTGTCGCGAAGGCGATGTTAATTGGCTGGATGGCTCTCTCGAAGGTTGCGTTCTCGCAGGAACCTTCGGCGGCGTTGAAGAAGGCAGATGCAGCGTATCGGGCAGGGCAGGCTGCCTTGGCTCAAAAGGATTTGAGTGCAGCACAGGCCGACTTCGAGCAGGTGGTCCAGTTGGCTCCGCAGGCTGAGCAGGGGCACAGCGCGCTCGGAGCAGTTTTAGTAAGTCGCGGACAGGTGAAGGAAGGTATTCACGAACTTGAAAGAGCGCTTGCGATAAAAAGCAGTGACAGCACCGCGCAGATGAATCTCGCGATGGCGTATGAGCAGATCGGTTCGCCAGAGAAGGCGATCCCGTTATTTTCCAGATGGGAGGTGGAGGCGCGCCTCGAGAAGCGCCCGCTGCCGTCGTATGTACTCGCCGGATATGCACGTTCTCTTGCAGCGAATCATCAGATCGGTCTTGCTGTCACAAAGATGAAAGCTGCGCTTACGACAGATTCACAGAACGCGGGGCTGCACGACGAGCTTGGTTCGCTGCATGCGCAGCAGAAGGATTGGGCGCATGCACGAGGGGAGTTTGCGAAGGCCATTCAACTGAATCCGAATTTAGCGGTTGCGCATCTGCATCTTGGCCTGGTGATGCAGGCCCAGGGTGACAAGGACGGGATGTCCGAGTTGATGCAGGCAGCGCAACTGGCTCCGCAGGATGCGATGATTGCTCTTGAGTTTGGCAAAGCGCTTGTGGCAGAGTGGAAGGACGAACAGGCGATTCCGGTCTTCCAACAGGCGCTGGAGTTGGAGCCAAACTCTATCGCAGCTTCGTATCAACTTGCTCTCGCTCTACAGCGATCGAACAGGGCACCAGAAGCGATTGTGCTGCTGAGAAAAGTAGTTGCCGCCGAGCCGAACAATGCCGAAGCCATGACTAATCTCGGGATGGCGCTTTGCCAGGCGCAAGAGGCTAAAGATGCTTTGCCGGTACTGGAGCGCTCCGTTGCGCTTGCCCCGGAGAGTGTGACGGCGCATCAGAACCTTGCGGCGGCCTACGTTCAATTGAGCCAGTTTGGCGATGCGGTGGTGGAACTGCGTCGGGCGCTCAAACTGGAGCCTGACGCGCCTCAACTGCACTACAACCTGGGTCTTGCGTTCAAGCTGCAGGATGATGCGGTGGGCGCTATCCCGGAGTTAGAGACTGCGCAGAGGCTTGATCCGTCGGCGCCTGAGGCTCCTTATCTTCTGGGCGTGCTCTACATGCAAACCGGACGGTATGAGGATGCGGCGCGTGAGATGAATGTCTCGCTGAAACTTCGTCCTGAGAATGGAGACGGATGGGCGACGCTGGGTAGTGTCTACGACAAGTTGAACAAATTGCCCGAAGCTACGTCGGCTCTGCGGGAGGCTATCCGGCAACTTCCGGGTCAGCCTGATCCGCACCTGACGCTCGCGGCTGTGCTCGTCAAGCAAAATCAGCCGGGAGAGGCCTCAGCGGAACGCAGGAAAGCAGCTGAGCTTATGCGGAGCAACATGAACCGTCAGCGCGCGGAGGTTGCTACGAATGCGGGGAACTCTGCGCTGAGAAACAACGACGTGGCGAGCTCTATTACACAGTTTCAAGATGCATTGAGCTACGACGCGAATTACGCGGAGGCACATCTTGGTCTTGCGGCGGCACTGGACAGGCAGGGTAAGACCGCAGAGGCGGCGGCGGAGCGTCAGAAGGCTGAGGCAGTGAAGACATTGGGAAATCCCTAA
- a CDS encoding CRTAC1 family protein codes for MNRRKFIRSLSRTALVLPFADILALASPLQQQAAPPPKGIGPQERSYDAKAAPPPPGEKSPIEDMPLGVSFLDVAKEAGLTSKTIYGGEAKNKYLLETTGCGLAFYDYDNDGWLDLFLVNGWRLEGFPAGQEPRCHLFKNNRDGTFTDVTAGSGLEHKTGWGQACCVGDYNNDGNDDLFVTYYGQNALYRNNGNGKFTDVTQQVGLIQPGPKVRWNTGCTFVDYDRDGHLDLFVANYVDFDLKTAPLPEDGPCTYKGILVACGPPGLAGGRNILYHNNGDGTFSDVSEKSGMWTAVGTYGLSVAASDLDNDGWPDIYVANDSAPATLYLNQRDGTFRDIAIEAGAALSAEAKPQAGMGVSIGDYNHSGSFDIVKTNFSGDTDSLYTNMGDATFEDHTYPSGLGENTRLLGWGVGFFDMDNDGWLDILMSNGHVYPEVDKSKADLKYAEHKYLYRNLRNGRFQDVTNKGGPGILEDVPARGCAFGDYDNDGDLDIVVNCINAGPQLLRCDSTLNRNWIKIKLVGVKSNRSGIGSRVIVTATTTPDATKPSRQLDELRSGGSYFSQNDMRMHFGLDQAKKVELVEIRWLSGQIDQLKNLEVNQLYVVQEGGKILKAGPLKVATRKG; via the coding sequence TTGAATCGCCGTAAATTTATTCGATCTCTCAGTCGCACTGCTCTCGTGCTGCCGTTCGCAGATATTCTGGCACTGGCTTCGCCGTTGCAGCAGCAGGCTGCGCCCCCGCCCAAAGGCATTGGCCCGCAGGAACGCAGCTATGATGCGAAGGCCGCACCGCCTCCGCCTGGAGAGAAGTCTCCGATAGAGGATATGCCGCTGGGCGTGAGTTTTCTCGACGTTGCGAAGGAAGCCGGTCTTACAAGCAAAACTATCTATGGAGGGGAAGCAAAGAATAAGTATCTGCTGGAGACAACCGGTTGTGGATTGGCCTTTTATGACTACGACAATGACGGCTGGCTTGACCTGTTCCTCGTTAATGGGTGGCGACTGGAGGGTTTTCCGGCGGGGCAGGAGCCGCGATGCCATCTCTTCAAGAACAATCGAGATGGAACCTTCACTGACGTGACGGCTGGCTCCGGCCTGGAGCACAAGACAGGCTGGGGGCAAGCCTGCTGCGTGGGGGACTACAACAACGACGGCAACGATGATTTGTTTGTAACTTACTACGGTCAGAATGCGCTGTACCGCAATAACGGTAATGGAAAGTTTACGGACGTGACACAGCAGGTGGGCCTTATACAGCCTGGACCAAAGGTGCGTTGGAATACGGGGTGCACGTTTGTCGATTATGACCGCGATGGGCACCTAGATCTATTCGTCGCCAATTACGTCGATTTCGATCTGAAGACAGCGCCTCTGCCGGAAGACGGGCCGTGTACCTATAAGGGGATACTGGTAGCGTGCGGTCCGCCAGGACTGGCTGGCGGCAGGAATATTCTGTATCACAATAACGGCGACGGGACTTTCAGTGACGTGAGCGAGAAGTCTGGAATGTGGACCGCCGTTGGGACGTATGGGCTTAGTGTTGCCGCGTCGGATCTGGATAATGATGGTTGGCCTGACATCTATGTTGCAAATGATTCGGCGCCAGCCACGCTCTATTTAAATCAGAGGGACGGAACGTTTCGAGACATCGCGATCGAGGCGGGAGCGGCGCTTTCGGCCGAGGCTAAACCACAGGCGGGGATGGGCGTTTCGATCGGGGACTATAACCACAGCGGCAGCTTCGACATTGTGAAGACTAATTTTTCTGGCGATACTGATTCGCTTTACACCAACATGGGGGATGCGACGTTTGAAGACCATACTTATCCCAGCGGATTGGGCGAGAATACGCGGCTGCTTGGATGGGGCGTCGGCTTCTTTGATATGGATAACGATGGGTGGCTCGATATCCTGATGTCGAATGGCCATGTTTATCCGGAGGTGGACAAGTCAAAGGCCGATCTAAAGTACGCAGAACATAAATATCTATACCGCAATCTGCGTAATGGCCGATTCCAGGATGTTACGAATAAAGGTGGCCCTGGGATACTTGAGGATGTACCCGCTCGTGGATGTGCGTTTGGCGATTACGATAACGATGGTGATTTGGATATCGTTGTGAACTGTATTAACGCGGGGCCACAGCTTCTGCGCTGCGATTCGACACTAAATCGTAACTGGATCAAGATCAAATTAGTGGGAGTGAAGTCGAACCGTTCGGGAATTGGGAGCAGGGTGATTGTTACTGCCACAACGACACCTGATGCGACCAAGCCGTCGAGACAGCTTGATGAACTACGGAGCGGGGGGAGCTATTTTTCGCAAAACGATATGCGGATGCACTTCGGTCTGGATCAAGCCAAGAAGGTAGAGCTGGTGGAGATACGGTGGCTTAGCGGGCAAATAGATCAACTCAAGAATCTTGAGGTGAACCAGCTGTATGTTGTGCAGGAAGGTGGAAAGATCCTGAAGGCGGGCCCGCTGAAGGTGGCGACACGTAAGGGCTAG
- a CDS encoding YceI family protein produces the protein MRLALLTLLTFALLPLPTHAQVPVFKTTPEDSSIKFYVKASVALVGDFDKWKASLTFSSRDVTTAVLDIQIQAATVNTGSGMKDKKLKSADFFDVEQAPYITFRSTKIVQTGPESFDVLGDFSIRGVSKSETLKLTVSGKGTGRGVIKGMMAFDRKEYGMTSGIPFVKIADRVEVDVDLKVEQVSGPRLVYKE, from the coding sequence ATGCGACTAGCCCTTCTCACTCTTTTGACGTTTGCCTTGCTGCCGCTGCCCACCCATGCGCAGGTCCCCGTTTTTAAGACAACGCCCGAGGACAGCAGTATCAAGTTTTACGTGAAGGCCTCGGTCGCTCTCGTGGGGGATTTCGACAAGTGGAAGGCGTCTCTGACCTTTTCGTCTCGAGATGTGACTACCGCCGTTCTGGATATCCAAATTCAAGCGGCTACGGTAAATACTGGAAGCGGGATGAAGGATAAGAAGCTGAAGAGTGCGGATTTTTTCGATGTTGAGCAGGCACCCTACATTACATTTCGTTCGACGAAGATTGTGCAGACTGGCCCTGAATCGTTCGACGTGCTGGGAGACTTCTCCATACGAGGTGTCTCGAAATCAGAGACGCTAAAGCTGACGGTTTCAGGCAAGGGGACGGGACGGGGCGTCATCAAAGGGATGATGGCATTTGATCGCAAAGAGTATGGGATGACGAGTGGGATTCCCTTTGTGAAGATCGCAGACCGGGTTGAAGTGGATGTTGATCTGAAGGTAGAACAGGTCAGCGGACCACGGTTGGTCTATAAAGAATAG
- a CDS encoding GlsB/YeaQ/YmgE family stress response membrane protein codes for MFIIWWIIVGLIAGFLTGKLMKGSGYGAIGDIVIGIIGAIVGGFIMQKLGYSGSGGLIYTVIVAIVGAVLLTLLLRLVTGNRARNL; via the coding sequence ATGTTTATCATCTGGTGGATCATTGTTGGCCTCATCGCTGGTTTCCTCACCGGAAAGCTCATGAAGGGCAGCGGCTATGGCGCAATTGGCGACATCGTCATCGGCATCATCGGAGCCATCGTAGGCGGCTTCATCATGCAGAAGCTCGGCTATTCAGGATCCGGCGGCCTTATCTACACTGTCATCGTCGCCATCGTCGGCGCAGTCCTTCTCACCTTGCTCCTTCGCCTCGTCACGGGCAACAGAGCTCGAAACTTATAA
- a CDS encoding MgtC/SapB family protein — MMNPWLHWWTDSTSILEQPTFPRLMVALILGACIGAERQWRQRAAGLRTNTLVCFGSAAFVDLGLTIAPGTTQVIAYVVSGVGFLGAGAIMKDGGNVRGLNTAATLWCSAAVGACAGAGELLDAVFVAALLIAINSVLRPLSRYIDQRSLSVLETHTFYRLRLFCETEHQGEALYQLTREIAARSLVLRKTLSEKVEDTENSVIQVILESQTHDATLLDEIVEELRTFPWTQSVEWTETGSEAE, encoded by the coding sequence ATGATGAATCCCTGGCTCCATTGGTGGACGGATTCGACGTCAATCCTGGAACAGCCGACGTTTCCACGTCTAATGGTGGCGTTAATTCTGGGCGCCTGCATTGGAGCGGAACGACAGTGGCGTCAGCGTGCGGCTGGTTTGCGGACCAATACGCTGGTCTGCTTTGGATCCGCGGCTTTCGTCGATCTGGGGTTGACGATCGCTCCGGGAACGACACAGGTGATCGCATATGTAGTTTCCGGCGTGGGCTTTTTGGGTGCGGGGGCGATCATGAAAGACGGCGGAAATGTGCGTGGATTGAATACTGCCGCCACGCTATGGTGTTCGGCCGCCGTAGGTGCATGTGCGGGTGCGGGTGAATTGCTCGATGCGGTGTTTGTGGCGGCTCTGCTAATAGCAATTAATTCGGTGTTGCGTCCGCTCTCCCGCTATATCGATCAACGGTCTTTGTCGGTGTTGGAGACTCACACGTTTTATCGATTGAGGCTCTTCTGCGAGACGGAGCATCAGGGGGAGGCTCTGTATCAATTGACCCGCGAGATCGCTGCGCGCTCGCTGGTACTGCGAAAGACACTCTCGGAGAAGGTTGAAGATACGGAAAACTCAGTGATCCAGGTCATTCTCGAATCGCAGACGCATGACGCCACTCTTCTGGACGAAATTGTTGAAGAGCTGCGGACATTTCCTTGGACCCAATCGGTGGAATGGACCGAGACTGGTAGCGAGGCAGAGTAG
- a CDS encoding transcriptional regulator, with translation MKTKASSSEGRFAYEGLDRVIHERARLSVLTSLITNPKGLIFNDLKQLCSLTDGNLSRHLRVLETEGMVEIVKGHDHNRPQTICRITPEGRQRYLEYLSTLERVVKDAAKGSKQEASPNQLRGLTPSKA, from the coding sequence ATGAAAACTAAAGCTTCATCGAGCGAAGGGCGCTTCGCCTATGAAGGCCTTGATCGAGTGATTCATGAGCGAGCCCGTCTCAGCGTTCTGACGTCTCTGATTACAAATCCCAAGGGCCTGATCTTCAATGATTTGAAGCAGCTTTGCTCGCTGACCGACGGCAATCTGAGTCGGCATCTGCGAGTTCTGGAGACAGAAGGGATGGTTGAGATTGTGAAAGGCCATGACCACAACCGTCCACAAACCATCTGCCGCATCACGCCTGAAGGCCGACAGCGTTATCTTGAATACCTTTCGACGCTCGAACGTGTAGTGAAGGACGCGGCGAAGGGAAGCAAACAAGAGGCTTCCCCCAACCAGTTGCGCGGTCTGACTCCTTCCAAGGCCTAA